In Leptolyngbya sp. SIO1E4, one DNA window encodes the following:
- a CDS encoding YbjN domain-containing protein: MSMQFDSQVQTLTYTKVADYLKGTMLFQDALRVYPDRPKFDILYGSALIEVEVLPWVVHPWDEGDLATVRATSCVTIGSTLNCELMQFLLTENRRMRFGAFHLDEAGQVVFSESVLGGENMDLRELQTCILSVVTIADTYDDVIAKQFGGQRASDRLPTGRFPERITTER; encoded by the coding sequence ATGTCTATGCAGTTTGACAGTCAGGTTCAAACCCTGACCTATACCAAGGTGGCTGACTACCTGAAAGGGACAATGCTGTTTCAAGATGCGTTGCGGGTTTATCCCGATCGCCCCAAGTTCGATATCCTTTATGGCTCGGCGCTGATTGAGGTGGAGGTGCTGCCGTGGGTGGTGCATCCGTGGGATGAGGGAGACTTGGCAACGGTGCGGGCCACCAGCTGTGTCACCATTGGCAGTACCTTAAACTGTGAGCTGATGCAGTTTTTACTGACGGAAAATCGCCGCATGCGGTTTGGGGCATTTCATCTGGATGAGGCTGGGCAGGTCGTATTTTCAGAAAGCGTATTGGGCGGCGAAAACATGGATCTGAGGGAGCTGCAAACCTGCATTCTCTCAGTGGTAACGATCGCGGATACCTATGATGATGTGATTGCCAAGCAGTTCGGCGGGCAGCGGGCCAGCGATCGCCTGCCGACGGGGCGCTTTCCTGAACGGATAACAACAGAGCGTTAA
- the gntK gene encoding gluconokinase yields the protein MAKASGYVVGVDIGTTSTKSVLFNYRGDVINKRAIAYPLHHPTPAAAEQDPDEIFQAVIETVRQVVSPVNTAAIACLSLSAAMYSLILVNEAHQPISPSITWADNRSARWANQLRMSGQGQAIYRRTGTPLHPMSPLVKLVWLRHEHPARFQQAARFISIKEYVVHCLFARYVVDHSIASATGLLNLETLDWDKEALSVAGISAAQLSELVPTTHILQGMRPHWAAAMGLPTDMPVVIGANDGVLANLGVGAIAPSVVAVTIGTSGAVRAVVDRPQTDPNGGLFCYALTPHHWIVGGAVNNGGIALRWVRNLLADAELTPTQSTQDSYAPLMALAQTVPPGANGLIFHPYLTGERSPLWDANAKASFIGLGMHHHKAHMVRAVLEGVIYNLYFVLQTLQPAIGQAVSVRAAGGFAQSALWRQMLADILDREVVVPERYESSSWGAAILGLYALGYLSELKVAAEMLGAHHRHLPISDHGVCYQKVIPIYQRLLDILKPEYAALTQLQDELG from the coding sequence ATGGCAAAAGCGTCTGGCTACGTGGTCGGCGTGGATATCGGAACCACCAGCACCAAATCCGTTCTCTTCAACTACAGGGGCGATGTCATCAACAAGCGCGCGATCGCCTACCCGCTCCATCACCCCACCCCAGCCGCTGCCGAACAAGATCCCGATGAAATTTTTCAGGCCGTCATTGAAACGGTTCGGCAGGTTGTCAGCCCGGTTAATACAGCGGCGATCGCGTGTCTGTCGTTGAGTGCCGCCATGTACAGTTTGATCTTGGTGAATGAGGCCCACCAGCCAATTTCCCCAAGCATCACCTGGGCTGATAATCGCAGTGCTCGGTGGGCTAACCAGCTCAGGATGTCAGGCCAGGGGCAGGCCATTTACCGCCGCACCGGCACGCCGCTTCATCCAATGTCGCCTTTGGTGAAGCTGGTTTGGCTGCGTCATGAACATCCTGCCCGTTTCCAGCAAGCTGCCCGCTTTATTTCCATCAAAGAATATGTAGTTCACTGCCTGTTTGCACGCTACGTTGTCGATCATTCCATTGCTTCTGCCACAGGGCTCTTAAACCTAGAGACGCTGGATTGGGATAAAGAAGCCCTCTCTGTGGCTGGCATAAGCGCAGCCCAGCTGTCAGAATTAGTGCCCACAACCCATATTCTGCAAGGAATGCGGCCCCATTGGGCCGCAGCCATGGGGCTGCCGACGGACATGCCCGTTGTTATTGGGGCCAACGATGGCGTGCTTGCTAATTTGGGCGTGGGTGCGATCGCTCCAAGCGTTGTTGCCGTCACCATCGGCACCAGTGGCGCGGTCAGGGCCGTGGTTGATCGGCCCCAGACGGATCCGAACGGCGGTTTATTTTGCTACGCACTCACGCCGCATCATTGGATAGTTGGCGGTGCAGTTAACAATGGTGGCATTGCCCTGCGTTGGGTTCGCAATCTGCTGGCTGACGCTGAACTCACCCCGACTCAATCAACCCAAGATTCATACGCACCGCTTATGGCCCTGGCCCAAACTGTGCCTCCTGGGGCCAACGGTCTGATTTTCCACCCTTACTTGACCGGGGAGCGATCGCCCCTGTGGGATGCGAATGCCAAAGCCAGCTTTATTGGGTTAGGAATGCACCATCACAAGGCCCACATGGTTCGAGCCGTGCTAGAAGGCGTTATTTATAATCTCTATTTTGTGTTGCAAACCCTACAACCCGCGATAGGCCAGGCCGTGAGTGTGCGAGCGGCAGGCGGGTTCGCGCAATCAGCACTGTGGCGACAAATGCTCGCTGACATTTTGGATCGGGAAGTGGTGGTGCCAGAGCGCTACGAAAGCTCTAGCTGGGGGGCCGCGATTTTAGGCTTGTATGCCCTGGGGTATCTCTCAGAGCTGAAGGTGGCGGCAGAGATGTTAGGCGCTCACCATCGGCATCTGCCCATTTCTGATCACGGAGTTTGTTATCAAAAGGTGATACCGATTTACCAACGATTACTGGATATCCTCAAACCTGAATATGCAGCCCTGACTCAGCTTCAAGATGAACTGGGGTAA
- the crtD gene encoding C-3',4' desaturase CrtD — MVAGHSSEKRVVVIGAGIGGLTAAALLARQGYSVIAFDQAYVPGGCASTFKRRGFTFDVGATQVAGLEPGGVHHQIFETLDLPLPAATPCDPACAVYLPRETEPISVWRDAQQWQTERQRQFPGTEAFWQLLSTLFQASWQFQGREPVLPPRNLWDMGQLLGAIRPNTLVTAPFTFSTVGQLLKVMGLYGDRRLKTFLDLQLKLYSQVSADETALLYAATALGVSQAPQGLFHLQGSMQVLSDRLVAALERDGGKLLMRHTVEHIHLKDGRVNGVTLRCQKTGKTWVEAADIVVANVTVQNLVALLGQNAPQGYRQRVNALSEASGAFVIYLGVDQAAIPDNCPPHLQFLYDYDGPIGENNSLFVSVSRPDDGRAPKGKATLIASSFTDLNQWQHGTDYEALKQQYTQAALQKLGQFFDLRPEHLLHVEAGTPRTFERFTGRDRGAVGGLGMRIRTFGPFGFANRTPVPGLWLVGDCTHPGEGTAGVSYSALTAVRQIEAAG; from the coding sequence ATGGTTGCTGGGCATTCCTCTGAAAAGCGAGTTGTGGTGATTGGAGCAGGGATAGGTGGGTTGACCGCCGCTGCTTTGCTCGCACGGCAGGGATATAGCGTCATCGCATTTGATCAGGCCTATGTGCCAGGGGGGTGCGCGTCGACCTTTAAGCGGCGAGGTTTCACATTTGATGTCGGGGCAACTCAGGTGGCAGGGTTGGAACCGGGCGGCGTTCATCACCAGATTTTCGAGACCTTAGATCTTCCCTTGCCTGCGGCCACCCCCTGCGATCCAGCTTGTGCAGTATATCTACCCCGTGAAACTGAACCCATCTCAGTCTGGCGCGATGCTCAGCAATGGCAAACAGAACGCCAACGACAGTTTCCTGGCACGGAAGCCTTCTGGCAATTATTGAGTACCCTGTTTCAGGCTAGCTGGCAGTTTCAGGGTAGGGAACCCGTACTGCCCCCTCGCAACCTGTGGGATATGGGGCAGCTGCTAGGAGCCATACGTCCGAATACTTTGGTGACCGCTCCGTTTACCTTTTCCACCGTAGGGCAGCTCCTCAAAGTCATGGGGCTGTATGGCGATCGCCGCCTCAAAACCTTCCTTGACCTGCAGCTTAAGCTGTACTCCCAGGTAAGTGCAGACGAAACGGCATTGCTGTATGCTGCGACAGCCTTGGGGGTATCCCAGGCTCCCCAGGGGCTGTTTCATCTGCAGGGCAGTATGCAGGTGCTAAGCGATCGCCTCGTTGCTGCCCTCGAGCGAGATGGTGGCAAGCTGCTGATGCGCCACACAGTCGAACACATTCACCTCAAAGACGGGCGGGTCAATGGCGTCACTCTCCGCTGCCAGAAAACGGGAAAGACCTGGGTAGAAGCGGCGGATATCGTCGTGGCCAATGTCACCGTTCAAAATCTAGTGGCCCTGCTGGGGCAGAACGCCCCACAAGGCTACCGCCAGCGGGTAAATGCGCTCTCGGAAGCTTCTGGCGCATTTGTGATTTATCTAGGGGTTGACCAAGCCGCCATTCCTGACAACTGCCCACCACATCTGCAGTTCCTTTACGACTACGACGGCCCCATTGGAGAAAACAACTCCCTGTTTGTCTCGGTCAGCCGTCCAGACGATGGGCGCGCCCCCAAAGGCAAAGCCACTTTGATTGCCTCTTCCTTCACAGACCTGAATCAATGGCAGCACGGTACTGACTATGAAGCGCTGAAGCAACAATACACCCAGGCAGCCCTGCAAAAACTGGGTCAGTTTTTTGACCTACGCCCCGAGCATCTGCTTCATGTTGAAGCAGGTACCCCCAGAACATTTGAGCGCTTTACCGGGCGCGATCGCGGGGCCGTCGGGGGCTTAGGCATGCGGATCCGCACTTTTGGCCCCTTTGGCTTTGCTAACCGGACACCGGTGCCCGGACTCTGGCTTGTGGGCGATTGCACCCATCCCGGTGAAGGCACCGCTGGGGTCAGTTATTCAGCGTTGACGGCGGTACGTCAGATTGAGGCGGCAGGATGA
- a CDS encoding ferredoxin-thioredoxin reductase variable chain, which yields MQVGDRVRIKEAVIFYHHPLHRNEAFDAKGLEGDVTAILTSWQGRPISANFPVCVQFQVEGAKRPFKAHLRENELEVI from the coding sequence ATGCAGGTTGGTGATCGAGTTCGAATTAAAGAGGCAGTTATCTTCTACCACCATCCACTGCATCGCAACGAGGCCTTTGATGCCAAGGGTTTAGAAGGGGATGTTACAGCAATTCTAACAAGCTGGCAGGGGCGTCCGATTAGCGCTAATTTCCCTGTGTGTGTTCAGTTTCAGGTTGAAGGAGCTAAGCGGCCATTTAAGGCCCATCTTCGCGAAAATGAACTGGAAGT
- a CDS encoding elongation factor G: MTQKALSGPRNVAIVGPYSSGKTTLLESLLYVSNAITRKGKVEEGTSLGDATPEARDHTMTVELNAARTEYGGIHFNFLDCPGSVELQQETDNALIGVDAAIVVCEADPNRVLTLSPLLQFLDSWEIPHLIWINKMDRATAPFQEVLTALKTVSSRPILPQQYPIRENQNLVGFIDLISEQAYHYHVNAPADPVAVPDSLKDQEHAAREEMLEALADFDDHLLEELLEEIEPPQEEILQDLKQDLGADLIVPVLFGIASQDFGTRPLLDALVKEAPDAAVTAENRGLDMDVDAPLAQVLKTFYTPQGGKLSLVRIWQGSLTDGDTLNGDRMGGLYHLMGPQQQSIPRATQGDIVAIARLDKAQTGDTLTTPDNAPAPDLPTAEKLDPVYALAITPEHRSDEVKLTGALNKLLEEDPSLRWEQHGDTHEVILWGQGDMHLQITLDRLRRKYNLPMSTHLPRVPYKETIRKARKDIRGRYKHQTGGHGQFGDVYLDIQPLSRGEGFDFKQCIVGGVVPRQYIPSVETGVREYLSHGPLGFPVVDVAVTLTNGSYHSVDSSDQAFKQAARIAMQSGMPDCEPTLLEPVDAVEISVPNSFTSNVLRLISGRRGQILGYEAKQGWQGWDVVSANIPEAEMQTLILELRSLTMGIGTFRWQYDHLNPVPDALRDRILAKANDG; this comes from the coding sequence ATGACCCAGAAAGCATTATCGGGGCCGCGCAATGTCGCCATTGTTGGCCCCTACTCTAGTGGTAAAACGACCCTCCTAGAAAGCCTGCTCTACGTTAGTAATGCCATCACGCGCAAAGGTAAAGTTGAGGAGGGGACTAGCTTAGGAGACGCTACCCCTGAAGCCCGCGATCACACCATGACTGTAGAGTTGAATGCCGCCCGTACCGAGTACGGCGGCATTCATTTTAATTTCTTAGATTGCCCGGGCTCTGTAGAGTTACAGCAAGAAACAGACAATGCCTTGATTGGGGTAGATGCCGCGATTGTGGTGTGTGAAGCTGACCCTAATCGAGTTTTAACCCTATCGCCCCTATTGCAATTTCTAGATAGTTGGGAAATTCCTCACCTGATCTGGATTAACAAGATGGATCGGGCCACGGCACCTTTTCAAGAAGTTTTAACGGCGTTAAAAACCGTCTCTAGTCGTCCCATCCTGCCCCAGCAATATCCAATTCGGGAAAATCAAAATTTAGTCGGCTTTATTGACCTGATTAGTGAGCAAGCCTATCACTACCACGTCAACGCCCCCGCTGATCCTGTGGCTGTCCCCGACTCCTTAAAAGACCAAGAGCATGCTGCCCGAGAAGAGATGCTCGAAGCCCTGGCAGATTTTGATGATCATCTGCTAGAAGAACTGCTCGAAGAGATTGAGCCCCCCCAAGAAGAAATTTTGCAAGATTTGAAACAAGATCTGGGGGCTGACTTGATTGTGCCGGTTCTGTTTGGCATTGCGTCCCAAGACTTTGGCACCCGCCCGCTGTTAGATGCCCTGGTCAAAGAAGCCCCTGATGCCGCCGTGACGGCAGAAAATCGGGGTCTGGATATGGACGTAGACGCCCCGCTGGCCCAGGTACTCAAGACTTTCTATACGCCCCAGGGCGGCAAGCTATCCCTTGTGCGCATTTGGCAGGGATCCCTCACCGATGGCGATACCTTAAATGGCGATCGCATGGGTGGGCTTTATCACCTGATGGGGCCCCAGCAACAGAGTATTCCGCGAGCAACCCAGGGCGATATTGTGGCGATCGCGCGCTTAGACAAAGCACAAACGGGGGACACCCTGACGACGCCAGACAACGCGCCAGCCCCAGACCTCCCCACTGCTGAAAAGCTTGATCCGGTCTATGCGCTGGCTATTACCCCTGAGCATCGCAGCGATGAGGTGAAGCTCACAGGTGCGCTCAATAAATTATTAGAAGAAGACCCCTCCCTACGCTGGGAACAGCATGGCGATACCCACGAAGTGATTTTGTGGGGGCAGGGAGATATGCATCTGCAAATCACGCTGGATCGCCTGCGTCGGAAATACAACCTGCCCATGAGCACCCATCTACCTCGGGTGCCTTATAAGGAAACGATTCGCAAGGCCCGCAAAGACATCCGAGGACGCTATAAGCATCAGACCGGGGGGCATGGTCAGTTTGGCGATGTTTACCTTGATATTCAGCCCCTCAGCCGGGGGGAAGGGTTCGACTTTAAGCAGTGCATTGTCGGTGGGGTTGTGCCCAGACAATACATCCCCAGTGTCGAGACGGGGGTGCGAGAGTATCTCAGCCATGGGCCACTGGGTTTCCCCGTCGTGGATGTGGCGGTGACTCTCACCAATGGGTCTTACCACTCGGTCGATAGTTCTGATCAGGCCTTTAAGCAGGCAGCCCGCATTGCCATGCAATCGGGAATGCCAGACTGCGAGCCCACGTTGCTAGAGCCCGTTGATGCCGTAGAAATTTCGGTACCCAATAGTTTCACCTCTAACGTGCTGCGCTTGATCAGCGGGCGTCGGGGGCAAATTTTGGGCTATGAAGCCAAGCAGGGCTGGCAAGGGTGGGATGTGGTCTCGGCCAATATCCCCGAGGCTGAAATGCAAACCCTGATTCTAGAACTGCGATCGCTCACCATGGGGATTGGCACCTTCCGCTGGCAATACGATCACCTTAATCCGGTTCCTGATGCGCTGCGCGATCGGATCCTGGCGAAGGCCAATGATGGTTAG